From Sediminibacterium sp. TEGAF015, a single genomic window includes:
- a CDS encoding M14 family metallopeptidase gives MKKLLFGLVCLSFSLLSEAQSVLSPEQFLGYKVGTRFTRHHRIVEYVKSVAAARPDMVKLEKYGETNEGRELMLAFVSTQENIQQLEQIRINNLRMAGLAKDKAAPAVENAPAIVWLSYNVHGNEASSSEAFLLTIHALTDPNNKATKEWLKNTIVVMDPCINPDGRDRYINWYNSVVGKHYNADPSSREHAEPWPGGRSNHYNFDLNRDWAWQTQVETQQRIKKYHEWMPQVHVDYHEQGFNEPYYFAPAAEPLHEVITPWQRDFQVMIGRNHAKYFDQNNWLFFTKERFDLLYPSYGDTYPVYNGAIGMTYEQGGIRAGLGILNEDNDTLTLVDRAAHHFTTGLSTIEIASKNKSRLLTEFKQFFDDSRAGKIGEYKTYVFTAKDENKIAALKKLLSQNGIEYGVLTNKNFRGFNYFTGKDDAFNDEGNHIAVSSYQPRAVMAKVLLEPRTIVTDSNTYDITAWAAAYAYGIKGYAVKERLVVNPENSSAVSISPINSNYGALVPYTSFNSAKVLAYLLKHGVKVRFVEKPFTYKGKSYDRGTLLVLKTSNPPEWQSVLNTACKQFNVQADGVETGYMDKGADFGSPDIKNISATPKVAMLTGEQTSSLAAGEVWHYFDKILEYPVTLLNAVDVARYNFKNYDVLVIPDGNYRVLNDKSVSDKLKDFVRGGGKIVAMENAMASMSRGDWGIKLKEGKADESADSNKKYGDREKDYLTNSIPGAIYKVDLDNTHPLGFGYPDFYYTLKQDGNVYEYMKDGWNVGTIKKDAYVTGFVGAKLKPGIKDGMLFGVQDMGAGTVVYIAEDPLFRNFWENGYLLIANAVFLAGK, from the coding sequence ATGAAGAAATTATTATTTGGACTAGTTTGTTTGAGTTTTTCTCTACTATCGGAAGCGCAGTCTGTTCTCAGCCCTGAACAATTTTTGGGTTACAAAGTGGGGACCCGTTTTACCCGACACCACCGTATTGTTGAATATGTTAAGTCTGTTGCAGCTGCAAGGCCCGATATGGTTAAATTGGAAAAGTATGGTGAAACCAATGAAGGGCGAGAATTAATGCTGGCGTTTGTAAGCACTCAGGAAAACATTCAGCAACTGGAACAAATCCGCATCAATAATTTAAGAATGGCTGGCCTGGCTAAGGATAAAGCTGCACCTGCAGTGGAAAATGCACCTGCTATTGTATGGTTAAGTTATAATGTACATGGTAATGAAGCTTCTTCTTCAGAAGCTTTTCTCTTAACTATTCATGCATTAACGGATCCCAATAATAAAGCGACCAAAGAATGGTTAAAAAATACCATAGTTGTAATGGATCCCTGCATCAATCCGGATGGAAGAGACCGTTATATTAATTGGTACAATTCTGTTGTTGGGAAGCACTACAATGCAGACCCTTCATCCAGAGAGCATGCTGAACCCTGGCCAGGAGGAAGAAGTAATCATTATAATTTTGATTTGAACAGAGACTGGGCCTGGCAAACACAGGTAGAAACCCAGCAAAGAATAAAAAAGTATCATGAATGGATGCCACAGGTGCATGTAGATTACCACGAACAAGGCTTTAATGAACCCTATTACTTTGCGCCAGCAGCAGAACCATTGCATGAAGTCATTACTCCATGGCAGCGTGATTTTCAAGTTATGATTGGCAGAAATCATGCAAAATATTTTGACCAGAATAATTGGTTGTTTTTTACTAAAGAAAGATTTGATTTACTATATCCAAGTTATGGCGATACCTATCCGGTTTACAATGGCGCTATTGGTATGACGTATGAGCAAGGGGGTATACGGGCCGGATTAGGAATATTAAATGAAGACAATGATACACTCACTTTAGTAGACAGAGCTGCACACCATTTTACCACCGGATTGTCTACAATTGAAATTGCCTCTAAAAACAAAAGCAGATTACTGACTGAGTTTAAACAGTTTTTTGATGATAGCAGGGCTGGTAAGATTGGTGAGTATAAGACATATGTTTTCACAGCAAAAGATGAAAACAAAATAGCTGCCCTTAAAAAATTATTGAGTCAGAATGGTATTGAGTATGGAGTCTTAACAAATAAGAATTTCCGTGGGTTCAATTATTTTACTGGCAAAGACGATGCCTTCAATGATGAGGGGAACCATATTGCAGTAAGTTCTTATCAACCAAGAGCAGTAATGGCAAAGGTATTACTTGAGCCAAGAACCATTGTTACTGATTCCAATACCTATGATATTACAGCATGGGCTGCTGCATATGCTTATGGAATTAAAGGGTATGCAGTAAAAGAAAGATTGGTAGTTAATCCAGAAAACAGTTCCGCTGTTTCTATTTCCCCGATAAATAGTAATTATGGTGCCTTGGTACCTTATACCTCTTTTAATAGTGCTAAAGTTTTGGCGTATTTGCTAAAGCATGGCGTGAAAGTTCGCTTTGTTGAAAAACCATTCACCTATAAAGGCAAGAGCTACGATAGGGGCACGCTGCTGGTATTAAAAACAAGTAATCCACCCGAATGGCAATCTGTATTGAATACTGCATGTAAACAATTTAATGTTCAGGCTGATGGGGTAGAAACCGGGTATATGGATAAGGGTGCAGACTTTGGTTCTCCTGATATCAAAAATATTTCAGCCACTCCTAAAGTGGCCATGTTGACCGGAGAGCAAACTTCCTCTCTGGCAGCAGGAGAAGTTTGGCATTATTTTGATAAAATTCTGGAATATCCTGTAACCCTGCTTAATGCAGTTGATGTAGCCAGATATAATTTTAAAAATTACGATGTACTGGTTATCCCAGATGGCAATTACCGTGTATTAAATGATAAATCTGTATCCGATAAATTAAAGGATTTTGTTCGAGGTGGTGGAAAGATTGTAGCAATGGAGAATGCAATGGCAAGCATGAGCAGAGGAGATTGGGGTATTAAATTAAAGGAAGGGAAAGCGGATGAATCTGCCGACTCAAATAAAAAATACGGAGACCGTGAAAAAGATTATTTAACCAATTCTATTCCTGGAGCAATTTATAAAGTTGATTTAGATAATACGCATCCTTTGGGTTTTGGGTATCCTGATTTTTATTATACACTTAAGCAGGATGGCAATGTATATGAATATATGAAGGATGGATGGAATGTTGGCACTATCAAAAAAGACGCATATGTTACCGGTTTTGTCGGAGCTAAATTGAAGCCAGGAATTAAAGATGGAATGCTTTTCGGAGTTCAGGATATGGGTGCTGGTACGGTAGTGTATATTGCTGAAGATCCATTGTTCAGAAACTTCTGGGAGAATGGTTATTTGCTAATTGCTAATGCGGTATTTCTGGCAGGAAAATAA
- a CDS encoding threonine ammonia-lyase codes for MITKLDIEQTHGKIKSFIHQTPVLTNSSINEMAGADLYFKCENFQKIGAFKIRGGMNASLSLTAEQLSRGLATHSSGNHAQAIAFAAKTLGTKAYIVMPSNSPSVKVNAVKGYGAEVIFCEPNQLARETALQKVVEETGAEFIHPYDDDRVITGQATCVKELISSVPDLDAIFTPVGGGGLLSGTALGTHYFHPSAKVYAGEPEGAADAILSFQSGKVEKAPYVNTIADGLLTTLSERTLSIIRKHVEDIFLVSEEEIKAALRLVYERMKIIVEPSCVVPLAAILKNKNQFQGQKIGIILTGGNVDLKKFGEWFKD; via the coding sequence ATGATTACGAAATTGGACATTGAGCAAACGCATGGGAAAATTAAATCTTTTATACATCAGACTCCTGTTTTAACAAACAGCAGTATCAATGAAATGGCAGGAGCTGATTTGTATTTTAAATGCGAAAACTTTCAAAAAATTGGCGCTTTCAAAATCAGGGGTGGAATGAATGCTTCCCTGAGTTTAACAGCTGAACAACTTTCTAGAGGTTTGGCAACCCACTCTTCGGGAAATCATGCGCAGGCTATTGCGTTTGCTGCAAAGACATTGGGCACAAAAGCATATATTGTTATGCCCAGTAATTCTCCTTCAGTAAAAGTGAATGCAGTTAAAGGGTATGGTGCCGAAGTAATTTTTTGCGAACCCAATCAGCTGGCCAGAGAAACTGCTTTACAAAAAGTAGTGGAAGAAACCGGTGCCGAATTTATTCATCCCTACGATGATGACAGAGTAATTACAGGTCAGGCAACCTGTGTGAAGGAGCTAATATCTTCTGTACCTGACTTGGATGCAATCTTTACTCCTGTTGGAGGAGGTGGTTTATTATCAGGAACTGCGCTGGGAACCCATTATTTTCATCCATCGGCAAAAGTATACGCAGGAGAACCTGAAGGGGCAGCAGATGCTATTCTAAGCTTTCAATCTGGCAAAGTAGAAAAAGCACCATATGTAAATACCATTGCTGATGGATTATTAACTACACTGAGTGAAAGAACCCTGTCTATTATTCGTAAACATGTTGAAGATATTTTTCTGGTGTCTGAAGAAGAAATTAAAGCGGCACTAAGGTTGGTATATGAACGTATGAAAATTATTGTAGAACCCAGTTGTGTGGTTCCTTTGGCAGCTATTCTTAAAAATAAAAATCAGTTTCAGGGCCAAAAAATCGGAATTATTCTAACTGGGGGAAATGTGGATTTGAAAAAATTTGGTGAATGGTTTAAAGATTAG
- a CDS encoding methyltransferase, TIGR04325 family, which produces MHYLIKQFVPPIFKTLYWYSFKYGWKGDYASFEAANKIASGYNEQNILEKIKETTRKVVSGEVVYERDGIVYDKPKMNFSMLATLLTVAAENSCNLTVLDFGGSLGTTYNHKRHHLQSVHNLHWCIVEQPNYVEAGRKEFEHERLHFYYSLEECLQHHKPDIVIFSGVIQYIEKTYELLDQIALSGVKYLYIDYIAFNDEERDRIAIQHVPPIYYGTPASYTCWFYNKKKFYTFMEERYDLVYDFIVDHDKYYIQFKPFLYEGQLWKLKSSTVHPS; this is translated from the coding sequence ATGCATTACCTGATAAAACAATTTGTTCCACCAATTTTCAAGACCCTTTATTGGTATAGCTTTAAATATGGCTGGAAAGGAGATTATGCAAGTTTTGAAGCTGCCAATAAAATTGCCAGTGGATATAATGAGCAAAACATTCTTGAAAAAATAAAGGAAACAACTCGCAAAGTAGTTAGTGGAGAAGTTGTCTACGAGCGGGATGGCATAGTATACGATAAACCTAAAATGAATTTCAGCATGTTAGCTACGCTGCTAACTGTTGCTGCTGAAAACAGTTGCAACCTGACTGTCCTGGATTTTGGCGGTTCGTTGGGCACAACTTACAACCATAAGAGACACCATTTACAATCTGTTCATAATTTACATTGGTGTATTGTAGAACAACCCAATTATGTTGAAGCTGGAAGAAAAGAATTTGAACATGAGCGCCTTCATTTTTATTATTCTTTGGAAGAATGTCTGCAACATCACAAACCAGACATTGTTATTTTTTCAGGAGTAATACAGTATATCGAAAAAACCTACGAACTCCTTGATCAGATTGCTCTAAGCGGCGTAAAGTATTTATATATTGACTATATAGCTTTTAACGATGAAGAAAGGGATAGAATTGCCATTCAGCATGTTCCCCCAATTTATTACGGAACCCCTGCTTCATATACTTGCTGGTTTTACAATAAAAAGAAATTTTATACATTCATGGAGGAGCGCTATGATTTAGTTTATGACTTTATTGTAGACCACGACAAATACTATATCCAGTTCAAGCCCTTTCTGTATGAAGGTCAGCTTTGGAAATTAAAATCATCAACTGTACACCCATCCTAA
- the ggt gene encoding gamma-glutamyltransferase codes for MRKYLSVFILLGSFVIANAQQIPSIVGPNKEVDPFNYTVVKRGNFKQAAVSSAHPLASMVGAAIMKKGGNAFDAAIATQLVLAVVFPNAGNLGGGGFLLARKTNGELIGIDYRESAPEKASRDMYLDKNGNAQLNLSQNGHLASGIPGTVAGLFATHSYAKLPFAELIQPAIDIAAKGFVLTEKEAASISSVKDAIARFSTQPTAFYKPTRWKVGDTLIQKDLAHTLERIQKEGAMGFYGGKTADLITAEMERGRGIITHADLKNYTAKLREPIVFNYRGNEIVSFAPPSSGGILLAQMMKMVEKYPMSKMGFQTPESVQLMIEAERRAFADRAEHMGDPDFWKVPVKTLISEQYLQQRMSDYAADKAGSSKEVNAGVIHESEETTHLSVVDAAGNMVAVTTTLNGSYGSKVVVGGAGFLLNNEMDDFSVKPGVPNMFGAVGGEANAIVPGKRMLSSMTPTMVLKNKKPYIVIGTPGGTTIPTSVYQALINVIDFNKTLGDAIDAPKFHHQWLPDEVMIETGFNSKTKDALQKMGYLLKDRSSIGRTDGIRILPNKIRETAADKRGDDSVAGY; via the coding sequence ATGAGAAAGTATTTATCCGTATTTATTCTTCTGGGATCATTTGTGATAGCCAACGCACAACAGATACCTTCGATTGTTGGCCCCAACAAAGAAGTAGACCCTTTTAACTATACAGTAGTAAAAAGGGGCAATTTTAAACAAGCTGCTGTTAGTAGTGCACATCCATTGGCAAGCATGGTTGGCGCAGCCATTATGAAAAAAGGAGGCAATGCTTTTGATGCAGCCATTGCAACTCAACTTGTATTGGCTGTAGTTTTTCCCAACGCAGGCAACCTCGGAGGCGGAGGGTTTTTACTAGCACGTAAAACCAACGGAGAACTTATTGGCATTGACTACAGAGAATCTGCACCTGAAAAAGCATCCAGAGATATGTATTTGGATAAAAATGGAAATGCCCAGTTAAACTTATCTCAGAATGGGCATCTGGCATCAGGTATTCCAGGTACAGTTGCAGGATTATTTGCTACACATTCCTATGCAAAATTACCTTTTGCAGAATTAATTCAACCAGCCATTGACATTGCGGCCAAGGGATTTGTGCTAACAGAAAAAGAAGCAGCAAGCATCAGCAGTGTTAAAGATGCCATTGCCCGTTTTAGTACACAACCAACCGCTTTTTATAAACCAACCCGATGGAAAGTAGGTGACACACTTATCCAAAAAGATCTTGCCCATACTTTGGAAAGAATTCAGAAAGAAGGTGCCATGGGATTTTACGGTGGCAAAACAGCAGATTTGATTACTGCCGAAATGGAAAGAGGCAGAGGCATTATCACTCACGCTGATTTAAAAAATTATACTGCGAAACTTAGAGAGCCGATTGTTTTTAATTACAGAGGAAACGAAATTGTCAGTTTTGCTCCCCCCAGCAGTGGAGGAATCTTATTGGCGCAGATGATGAAGATGGTAGAAAAATATCCCATGAGTAAAATGGGATTTCAAACCCCAGAGTCCGTTCAATTAATGATAGAAGCTGAAAGAAGAGCTTTTGCTGATCGTGCTGAACATATGGGTGATCCTGATTTCTGGAAAGTACCGGTCAAGACTTTAATAAGTGAACAGTATTTACAGCAGCGTATGAGTGATTATGCAGCAGACAAAGCAGGCAGCAGCAAGGAAGTAAATGCTGGTGTTATTCATGAAAGTGAGGAAACCACTCATTTAAGCGTAGTTGATGCCGCTGGAAATATGGTAGCTGTTACTACAACTTTAAACGGGAGTTATGGATCAAAAGTTGTCGTTGGGGGTGCCGGATTTCTTTTGAATAATGAAATGGATGATTTCAGTGTAAAACCCGGCGTACCCAATATGTTTGGAGCTGTGGGTGGAGAAGCAAACGCTATTGTGCCTGGCAAAAGAATGCTTAGTTCAATGACCCCTACCATGGTATTAAAAAACAAAAAACCATATATCGTCATAGGAACTCCCGGAGGTACAACCATTCCAACTTCTGTTTATCAGGCATTAATCAATGTAATAGATTTTAATAAAACCCTGGGCGACGCTATTGACGCACCTAAATTTCATCACCAATGGTTGCCTGATGAAGTAATGATTGAAACCGGATTCAATAGTAAAACCAAAGATGCATTGCAGAAAATGGGGTACCTGCTTAAAGACCGGTCAAGCATTGGAAGAACAGATGGGATTCGAATATTACCCAATAAAATTAGGGAAACTGCAGCAGATAAGCGTGGGGATGATTCTGTGGCAGGATATTAA
- a CDS encoding GMC oxidoreductase, with translation MPEQYNDFDAIVIGSGISGGWAAKELCEKGLKTLVLERGKMVVHKKDYPTANYNPWDMPHRGKIPPPEMDMDPIVSNCYAYKEDTKHFFVKDNEHPYVQEKPFSWIRGYQVGGKSLLWARQTQRWSPYDFEAPKRDGFAVDWPIRYNDLSDWYSYVEKFVGISGNKDGLDILPDGEFLPAWEMNCAEKIIQQKIMEAFPDRHVVQGRCAHLTQPTAEHVAQGRGQCMARNLCARGCPFGAYFSTNSATLPAAEKTGNLHIKTHSVVDSIIYDEKMGKATGVKVVDALTHEVKIYTARIIFVNASCLNTNLILLNSRSNYFPEGLGNKNGLLGKYIAFHNYRGNITAQFDGPMDQYYYGRRPTQLMMPSFKNVYKQEADFLRGYMVHFSAARGLPKVDGVGAGYKNAITEPGTWHVYMMMQGETIPKESNRVYLSEYERDDWGIPQLVVNVDYDENDEKLLQDFFNEGKKMLEKAGCTQINTWDSKQPPGLDIHEMGGVRMGRDEQTSLLNEYNQLHHCKNVFVTDGACMTSTGNQNPSLTYMALTARAAHFAAAKCKEGEL, from the coding sequence ATGCCTGAACAGTATAATGATTTTGATGCAATAGTAATTGGCTCAGGAATCAGCGGAGGATGGGCTGCCAAAGAACTTTGTGAAAAAGGATTGAAAACACTTGTGTTGGAAAGAGGTAAGATGGTAGTGCATAAAAAGGATTATCCAACAGCCAATTACAACCCATGGGATATGCCTCACCGTGGTAAAATTCCGCCCCCTGAAATGGATATGGATCCAATCGTTAGTAATTGTTATGCGTATAAGGAAGATACAAAGCATTTCTTTGTAAAGGACAATGAGCATCCATATGTTCAGGAGAAACCATTCAGTTGGATAAGGGGCTATCAGGTTGGAGGAAAATCATTATTGTGGGCAAGGCAAACCCAGCGATGGAGTCCGTATGATTTTGAAGCTCCAAAGCGAGATGGTTTTGCAGTTGACTGGCCAATTCGATATAATGATTTGTCTGATTGGTATAGTTATGTTGAGAAATTTGTTGGAATCAGTGGGAATAAAGATGGATTGGATATTTTACCGGACGGAGAATTTCTGCCCGCCTGGGAAATGAATTGCGCTGAAAAAATCATTCAGCAAAAAATCATGGAAGCATTTCCTGACAGACATGTAGTACAAGGAAGATGTGCCCATCTAACACAACCCACCGCTGAACATGTAGCACAGGGAAGGGGACAGTGTATGGCAAGAAACTTATGTGCCAGGGGTTGTCCTTTTGGGGCTTATTTTAGTACGAATAGTGCTACATTACCCGCTGCAGAAAAAACAGGTAATCTGCATATAAAAACTCATTCAGTGGTTGATTCTATCATCTATGATGAGAAAATGGGTAAAGCAACTGGAGTAAAAGTTGTTGATGCACTAACACATGAAGTGAAAATTTATACGGCAAGAATCATTTTTGTAAATGCCTCCTGTTTAAATACCAATTTAATTTTGCTTAATTCCCGAAGCAATTATTTCCCCGAAGGATTGGGAAATAAAAATGGTCTTTTGGGAAAGTATATTGCTTTCCATAATTATAGGGGCAATATCACAGCTCAGTTTGATGGTCCGATGGATCAGTATTATTATGGAAGAAGACCAACGCAGCTGATGATGCCCAGTTTTAAAAATGTCTATAAACAAGAGGCAGATTTTTTAAGAGGGTATATGGTGCATTTTAGTGCGGCAAGGGGTTTGCCAAAGGTGGATGGTGTAGGTGCAGGTTATAAAAATGCAATTACTGAGCCAGGAACTTGGCATGTATATATGATGATGCAGGGCGAAACCATTCCCAAAGAAAGCAATCGGGTTTACTTAAGTGAATATGAAAGAGACGATTGGGGAATACCACAGCTCGTGGTGAATGTTGATTATGACGAGAATGATGAAAAGCTTTTGCAGGACTTTTTTAATGAAGGGAAGAAGATGCTTGAAAAAGCAGGCTGTACTCAGATAAATACATGGGATAGTAAACAGCCACCCGGTTTAGATATCCATGAAATGGGTGGGGTCAGAATGGGACGTGACGAACAAACTTCACTTTTGAATGAATACAATCAATTGCATCACTGTAAGAATGTTTTCGTTACCGATGGTGCCTGCATGACTTCTACAGGTAATCAAAATCCTTCTTTAACGTATATGGCACTCACAGCTAGAGCAGCCCATTTCGCTGCAGCAAAGTGTAAAGAGGGAGAATTGTAA
- a CDS encoding TonB-dependent receptor: MKKKIMGTTLLVFISLLAIAQQSPKTQNQMGKVVEKGSLQPVTGAIISWGNQQIIANEQGQFTIPTNAKQGINISSLGYNNLRIGANALTQMSAQKINKSEIIFELTPIPLFLQPLEVKAIRAADRAPFTKTNLNKAAIEKTNLGTDIPFLLNQTPSVVINADAGNGVGYTGIRIRGTDATRINVTLNGIPYNDAESMGTFFVNLPDFASSVNSIQIQRGAGTSSNGASSFGATLNMSTNEFNSNAYTEINNSVGSFNTIKNTLKFGTGLIGNHFTFDARLSRIASDGYIDRASSNLRSFYFSTAYLNKKSSLRLNVFSGKEKTYQAWYGVAESLLKTDRTNNPAGTEKAGTPYENQTDNYTQTHYQLFYNTVLNNNWSFNTALFYTRGKGYYEEYKADQRFSRYGLTNPVIGGNTLSRTDLVRQRWLDNHFYGQIFSLQYKKEKQEFTLGGGWSTYDGVHFGTIPFIAIGTVPANYRYYDLPALKKDANIYAKWQSNITSQLSVFTDLQYRWVKHRMNGFSDNPTLSVNRSFGFFNPKAGIVYNAMGWQSYLSYAVARKEPNRDDFQAGINSQPTYETLHDWELGIEKKTTKYSFGITAYYMKYNNQLALTGEINDVGAYTRTNIPNSYRAGIEIQTGAKINQWLNFSGNTSISRNKIRTFTEFIDDYDNGGQLAIVHNNTDISFSPSMVSALSININPLSNWEISLLNKWVSKQYLDNTQNENRKLNGFYTQDFRTIYTIKHKWIKEAQLIFQLNNIFDKKYEPNGYTFSYVAGGSAITENFYYPMAGRNFMMALNIKL, encoded by the coding sequence ATGAAGAAAAAAATCATGGGAACAACCTTGCTTGTATTTATTAGCCTTTTGGCTATTGCACAGCAAAGTCCCAAAACCCAGAATCAAATGGGTAAAGTAGTTGAAAAAGGAAGTCTCCAACCCGTTACAGGAGCAATTATCAGTTGGGGGAACCAACAAATCATCGCCAATGAGCAAGGTCAATTCACCATCCCAACTAATGCAAAACAAGGGATTAACATCAGTAGTTTAGGCTATAACAACTTGCGAATCGGGGCAAATGCGTTAACACAAATGAGCGCGCAGAAAATCAACAAAAGCGAAATTATTTTTGAATTGACACCTATCCCTCTGTTTTTACAGCCATTGGAAGTAAAAGCCATTCGTGCAGCAGATAGGGCGCCTTTTACCAAAACCAATCTGAATAAAGCAGCTATTGAAAAAACAAACCTGGGAACAGATATACCCTTCCTACTAAATCAAACACCTTCAGTTGTAATAAATGCAGATGCAGGTAATGGTGTGGGATATACGGGTATCAGGATCAGAGGAACCGATGCCACCAGAATTAATGTTACATTAAATGGCATTCCTTATAATGATGCAGAAAGTATGGGAACATTTTTTGTAAATCTTCCCGATTTCGCCTCTTCAGTTAACAGTATTCAAATTCAAAGAGGGGCAGGTACATCTTCAAATGGTGCCAGTTCATTTGGGGCTACACTAAATATGTCTACCAATGAATTCAACAGTAATGCCTATACTGAAATCAACAATAGTGTTGGTTCTTTCAATACAATAAAAAATACACTTAAGTTTGGAACAGGTTTAATTGGCAATCATTTCACTTTTGATGCCAGACTTAGCAGAATTGCCAGTGACGGTTACATAGATCGCGCGAGTAGTAATCTCAGATCTTTTTATTTTAGTACTGCTTATTTAAATAAAAAATCTTCCCTCAGACTGAATGTATTTTCTGGTAAAGAAAAAACCTACCAGGCCTGGTACGGTGTAGCAGAAAGTTTACTAAAAACAGACAGAACAAATAATCCTGCCGGAACGGAGAAAGCTGGTACTCCCTATGAAAACCAGACTGACAATTACACCCAAACTCATTACCAATTATTTTACAATACGGTATTGAATAATAATTGGTCTTTTAATACCGCATTATTTTATACCAGAGGAAAGGGATATTACGAGGAATACAAGGCTGATCAGCGATTCTCCCGTTATGGATTAACCAATCCAGTAATAGGCGGCAATACATTGTCTAGAACAGACCTGGTAAGACAACGTTGGCTGGACAACCATTTCTACGGACAGATTTTTTCACTGCAGTATAAAAAAGAAAAGCAGGAATTTACGCTGGGTGGAGGATGGTCTACTTATGATGGAGTTCATTTTGGAACAATCCCATTCATAGCTATTGGTACCGTGCCTGCCAATTATCGTTATTATGATTTACCCGCACTTAAAAAAGATGCGAACATCTATGCCAAATGGCAATCCAATATTACCAGTCAACTTTCTGTTTTTACAGACCTGCAATACAGATGGGTAAAACACAGAATGAATGGATTCAGTGACAATCCAACATTAAGCGTTAACAGAAGTTTCGGCTTTTTTAATCCTAAAGCAGGAATTGTTTACAATGCCATGGGATGGCAATCCTATTTAAGTTATGCTGTTGCAAGAAAAGAGCCGAACAGGGACGATTTTCAGGCAGGAATTAACAGTCAGCCAACGTACGAGACTCTTCACGATTGGGAATTGGGAATTGAAAAAAAGACTACCAAATATTCGTTTGGCATTACAGCTTACTACATGAAATACAATAATCAATTGGCACTTACAGGTGAAATCAACGATGTAGGGGCTTATACCAGAACCAATATTCCTAATAGCTACAGAGCAGGTATTGAAATACAGACAGGTGCTAAAATTAATCAATGGCTAAATTTTTCTGGTAATACCAGCATCAGCAGGAACAAAATCAGAACATTTACAGAATTTATTGATGATTACGATAATGGCGGCCAATTGGCAATTGTTCACAACAATACAGATATATCATTCTCCCCTTCTATGGTATCAGCTCTAAGCATCAACATTAATCCTTTGAGTAACTGGGAAATCAGTTTGTTGAATAAATGGGTAAGTAAACAGTATTTAGACAATACCCAGAATGAAAACAGAAAACTGAATGGATTTTACACACAGGATTTCCGAACCATCTATACCATAAAGCACAAGTGGATTAAAGAAGCCCAGTTGATATTTCAACTAAACAATATTTTCGATAAAAAATATGAGCCCAATGGTTATACATTCAGTTATGTAGCCGGTGGTTCTGCAATTACAGAAAATTTCTATTACCCGATGGCTGGTAGAAATTTTATGATGGCACTAAATATTAAACTGTAA